One genomic segment of Chitinophaga sancti includes these proteins:
- a CDS encoding porin family protein has protein sequence MKKGLLLAGVLSLFIGTASKAQTFHYGLKASLMFSSIQGDGMQSGVKPGFQGGLYAHWDLSKDGKWGFQPELLFTQAAAKKANSFPTYFVSDRNTYGNDKLRLSYVTVPLLLRYSPVKNFTLLAGGQYSYLVYADENIFKGNRDALTKSDIGAVAGVQIAVSTVHFFGRYVYGINDVLNVHPADRGDVHWHSQQITVGMGINIK, from the coding sequence ATGAAAAAAGGATTATTACTGGCAGGTGTTTTATCACTGTTTATTGGAACGGCTTCCAAAGCGCAGACATTTCATTACGGTTTAAAAGCCAGCCTGATGTTTTCCAGTATTCAAGGAGATGGCATGCAATCAGGTGTGAAGCCAGGTTTCCAGGGCGGTCTGTATGCCCATTGGGATCTGTCAAAAGACGGGAAATGGGGCTTCCAGCCTGAATTACTCTTTACCCAGGCGGCAGCAAAGAAAGCAAATAGCTTTCCTACTTACTTCGTTTCAGACAGGAACACGTATGGTAATGACAAGTTAAGACTCAGCTATGTGACTGTACCTTTGTTACTGCGTTACAGTCCAGTCAAGAACTTTACCCTCCTCGCAGGTGGTCAGTACAGCTACCTCGTATATGCTGATGAAAACATATTCAAAGGCAACAGAGATGCACTGACCAAGAGCGATATCGGTGCGGTGGCAGGTGTACAGATTGCAGTATCTACCGTACATTTCTTTGGCCGTTATGTGTATGGCATCAACGATGTCCTGAATGTACATCCGGCTGATCGTGGCGATGTGCACTGGCATTCTCAGCAGATCACAGTTGGAATGGGCATCAACATTAAATAA
- the rmuC gene encoding DNA recombination protein RmuC, with protein sequence MEIIIIVVLSLAIIVWLLFIIHQYRTRIAVMESQMGSGNQAVDLLRQDIQEKKALAEELNARMQILQQENIRLHSDAEARETRLREQQHFIEQSNLQLRDAFSALSTEALKHNNNSFVTLAKAALETQLTDAKGDLEKRQQAIDSMVKPLSESLQRFDDNMRHLESTRQQQYGQINQFILGVQQSTEKLQKETHSLVSALKTSHIRGKYGEIALRRVVEFAGMTEHCDFNEQVSVNSDEGQLRPDMIIRLPEGKTIVVDSKVPLSAYMRAFETDNEDERKALFAQHALAVRDHLKKLSAKAYWSQWSHSPDYVILYLQIESSFGAALQADPSLIEDGIRNRVVFATPTTLITLLRTVGFVWQQLHVAENIEEIRNAGIELYNRTNVLVQHFTKIGGSLTSAVGHYNNAVASLESRFVPQAKKLYNLGPALKNTLPEVKAVETAVRHLPEQLGESEEKMDNETPEN encoded by the coding sequence ATGGAGATTATTATCATTGTCGTGCTTTCGTTAGCGATCATCGTTTGGCTTCTTTTTATCATACACCAATACAGAACCCGCATAGCCGTTATGGAGAGTCAGATGGGTTCTGGTAACCAGGCGGTCGATCTGTTAAGACAGGACATACAGGAAAAAAAGGCATTGGCAGAAGAGCTGAATGCCCGGATGCAAATATTGCAGCAGGAAAATATCCGTCTTCATAGTGACGCAGAAGCCCGTGAAACGCGGCTGCGGGAGCAACAACATTTTATTGAACAATCTAATTTACAACTCAGGGATGCATTCAGTGCATTATCTACCGAGGCATTGAAGCATAATAACAATTCATTTGTAACATTGGCCAAGGCGGCGCTTGAAACACAGCTCACAGATGCCAAAGGGGATCTTGAAAAAAGACAGCAGGCCATTGATAGCATGGTGAAACCACTGAGTGAAAGTCTGCAGCGATTTGACGATAATATGCGTCACCTGGAAAGTACGCGGCAGCAACAGTATGGACAGATTAATCAGTTCATACTCGGTGTACAGCAAAGTACAGAGAAGTTACAAAAGGAGACGCATAGTCTGGTGAGTGCATTAAAGACCTCTCATATACGTGGTAAGTATGGAGAGATTGCCTTGCGCAGGGTAGTTGAGTTCGCTGGTATGACAGAGCATTGTGATTTTAATGAGCAGGTGTCTGTAAACAGCGATGAGGGGCAGTTAAGACCGGATATGATCATTCGTTTGCCGGAGGGGAAGACGATCGTGGTGGATTCGAAAGTACCATTAAGTGCTTACATGAGAGCGTTTGAGACGGATAATGAAGATGAGAGAAAGGCGCTGTTTGCACAACATGCACTGGCGGTTCGGGATCACCTGAAAAAACTCAGTGCAAAAGCATATTGGAGCCAGTGGAGTCATTCACCCGATTATGTTATTTTGTATTTGCAGATAGAATCTTCTTTTGGTGCGGCTTTGCAGGCAGATCCTTCTTTGATTGAAGATGGTATCCGGAACAGGGTGGTATTTGCCACACCGACCACGCTGATCACATTACTGCGTACCGTTGGATTTGTATGGCAGCAGTTGCATGTGGCGGAGAATATTGAAGAGATCAGGAATGCGGGGATTGAGCTGTACAATAGAACGAATGTACTGGTGCAGCATTTTACAAAAATAGGAGGTAGTCTGACGTCGGCGGTTGGGCATTATAATAATGCAGTCGCCAGCCTGGAAAGCAGGTTTGTACCGCAGGCGAAAAAACTTTATAATCTGGGCCCTGCGCTGAAAAATACTTTGCCGGAGGTGAAGGCTGTAGAAACGGCGGTCAGACATTTGCCGGAACAATTAGGAGAGAGTGAAGAAAAAATGGATAATGAAACTCCCGAAAATTAA
- a CDS encoding basic secretory protein-like protein, protein MVYSTKGLKRTIGLLCLSASLLPASTRAQDKTETINRKGYTLVFTDKSPDLDSTVKARLISTFFTVYPAEAKKYNKHTVKKVDFVIDPAYDGVAATSGSVITFNPEWFRKHPGDIDVVTHEGMHVVQAYPEYNPGWLTEGIADYVRATMGVDNAGAKWTLPEYNEKQSYKNAYRVTARFLIWLEKNKRKDMVLKLDKAMRTNTYTDGIWKELTGKTVDELWSEYAANPAL, encoded by the coding sequence ATGGTCTACTCAACTAAAGGTCTGAAAAGAACTATAGGCTTGCTATGCCTATCCGCCTCCCTGCTCCCCGCATCAACCCGGGCGCAGGACAAAACAGAAACTATCAACCGTAAAGGTTACACCCTTGTCTTTACCGACAAGAGTCCTGACCTCGACTCCACAGTCAAAGCGCGGCTGATCAGCACCTTCTTCACCGTCTATCCGGCCGAAGCGAAGAAGTACAACAAACACACGGTAAAGAAAGTAGATTTCGTTATCGACCCTGCCTACGACGGCGTTGCCGCTACCAGTGGTTCAGTGATCACTTTCAACCCGGAATGGTTCCGGAAGCACCCCGGTGATATCGATGTAGTAACACACGAAGGGATGCATGTGGTACAGGCCTATCCGGAGTATAACCCAGGCTGGCTGACCGAAGGCATTGCCGATTATGTACGCGCTACCATGGGGGTAGACAATGCCGGCGCTAAATGGACCCTGCCGGAATACAATGAAAAGCAGTCTTACAAAAATGCTTATCGTGTGACCGCCCGCTTCCTGATCTGGCTGGAAAAAAACAAACGTAAAGACATGGTCCTGAAACTGGACAAGGCGATGCGCACCAACACCTACACAGACGGAATCTGGAAGGAACTGACCGGGAAGACTGTGGATGAACTGTGGAGCGAGTACGCCGCTAATCCGGCCTTGTAG
- a CDS encoding transferrin receptor-like dimerization domain-containing protein translates to MQTRSITCVLSVFLSYATLSTAQQKPITGYNSSESAAQLQLETRFDKLLSAAAIGDNIRTLSAYPHHIGSARGKAVAEDIAAKFKSYGFETNIVSYQVLFPTPKTRVLELTGPTPYKAVLKEPALKEDGTSAQEGQLPTYNAWSADGNVNAELVFVNYGLPEDYEWLERQGVDVKGKIVIAKYGHSWRGIKPKVAYEHGAIGCIIYSDPADDGYTQGDVYPKGAYKNEYGVQRGSVMDMVIYPGDPLTPGTGATASAKRLERTQAPTILKIPVLPISYHDAQPLLKSLQGPVAPAAWRGTLPITYHVGPSIGKVHLELAFDWKLVPAYNVIAKIKGAKYPDQWVIRGNHHDAWVNGASDPISGMAAELDEAKAIGQLVKYGYQPARTLVYCAWDGEEPGLLGSTEWVEDHAQELQQKAVAYINSDGNGRGFLYAGGSHALEPLVADIAQTVTDPQTKVSIYERKKAADVLKAGNAKAKKDLLQQQQLTLSALGSGSDYSSFLQHLGVPSLNIGFGGEDEGGDYHSIFDSWDHYRRFGDPEFAYGVALAQTAGRAALRLADAPVLPFNFSNLQKTIAGYVKELDALVTTMRENTAIENELIRNRQYDLAADPQEKVKAPVAKAEVPYLDFSPLQNALVALDTAANHANVKAAGTGDKAAINQALYQAEQQLLVANGLPRRDWYKHAIYAPGFYTGYGVKTVPGVREAIEQRNWKEAQEQIIIVAGAINKLAAYLEKM, encoded by the coding sequence ATGCAAACCCGTAGTATTACTTGTGTATTGTCTGTTTTCCTGAGCTATGCCACGCTGTCGACAGCACAGCAAAAACCAATCACTGGTTATAACAGCAGTGAATCTGCCGCACAGCTACAGTTGGAGACCCGCTTCGACAAACTGCTTTCCGCAGCAGCCATCGGAGATAACATCAGGACGCTTTCTGCTTACCCACATCATATAGGCTCGGCCCGTGGAAAGGCCGTGGCTGAAGACATTGCTGCCAAATTTAAAAGTTATGGTTTTGAAACGAACATCGTCTCCTACCAGGTGTTGTTTCCTACGCCAAAAACAAGAGTGCTGGAACTAACGGGTCCCACTCCCTATAAAGCTGTACTAAAAGAACCTGCATTGAAAGAGGACGGCACTTCTGCACAGGAGGGACAGTTGCCTACTTACAATGCATGGAGCGCAGATGGCAATGTCAACGCGGAACTCGTATTTGTTAACTACGGGTTGCCTGAAGATTATGAGTGGCTGGAAAGACAGGGAGTGGATGTAAAAGGCAAGATCGTCATTGCAAAATACGGACATAGCTGGAGAGGTATCAAACCTAAAGTCGCTTACGAACATGGGGCGATCGGGTGTATCATCTATTCAGATCCGGCAGATGACGGTTATACCCAGGGGGATGTATATCCCAAAGGTGCCTATAAAAATGAATACGGGGTGCAAAGGGGATCAGTCATGGACATGGTAATTTACCCCGGCGACCCGCTCACACCGGGTACCGGGGCTACGGCGTCTGCGAAAAGGCTGGAAAGAACGCAGGCACCTACCATCCTGAAAATACCGGTATTACCCATCAGTTATCACGATGCGCAGCCCTTGCTCAAAAGTCTGCAAGGCCCTGTAGCACCGGCGGCGTGGAGAGGTACATTGCCCATTACCTATCACGTAGGTCCCAGTATTGGCAAAGTGCACCTGGAACTGGCTTTTGACTGGAAATTAGTACCTGCCTATAATGTGATCGCCAAAATAAAAGGCGCCAAATATCCTGACCAATGGGTGATAAGGGGCAACCACCACGATGCATGGGTGAACGGCGCTTCTGACCCAATCAGTGGTATGGCGGCAGAACTGGATGAGGCGAAGGCCATCGGCCAGCTCGTAAAATATGGTTATCAACCTGCACGTACACTGGTGTACTGTGCCTGGGATGGCGAAGAACCCGGTTTGCTCGGATCTACGGAGTGGGTAGAAGATCATGCACAGGAGCTGCAACAGAAAGCGGTGGCTTACATCAACAGCGATGGCAACGGCCGTGGCTTTTTGTATGCAGGTGGCTCGCATGCACTGGAACCATTGGTGGCGGATATAGCACAGACAGTGACCGATCCGCAAACCAAAGTGAGTATCTATGAACGTAAAAAAGCGGCAGATGTTTTAAAAGCCGGTAATGCCAAAGCAAAGAAAGACCTGCTGCAACAGCAACAGCTTACCCTGAGTGCACTGGGTTCCGGGTCTGACTATTCCTCCTTCTTACAGCACCTGGGGGTGCCTTCACTGAATATCGGTTTTGGAGGGGAAGATGAAGGGGGTGATTACCACTCTATCTTTGATAGCTGGGATCACTATCGTCGTTTCGGTGATCCTGAATTTGCCTACGGTGTAGCGCTGGCACAAACTGCGGGCAGAGCTGCCTTACGGCTGGCCGATGCACCGGTACTGCCTTTCAACTTCAGCAATCTGCAAAAAACTATTGCAGGATATGTAAAGGAACTGGATGCACTGGTGACGACCATGAGAGAAAATACGGCTATCGAAAATGAACTGATACGAAACCGCCAGTACGATCTGGCAGCAGATCCCCAGGAAAAGGTAAAGGCGCCGGTTGCAAAGGCGGAGGTACCTTACCTGGATTTCTCTCCTTTGCAGAATGCATTGGTGGCACTGGATACAGCAGCGAACCATGCAAATGTAAAGGCAGCAGGAACAGGGGACAAGGCGGCTATCAACCAGGCACTTTATCAGGCGGAACAACAGCTGTTAGTAGCGAATGGTTTGCCACGGAGAGACTGGTATAAACACGCTATTTATGCACCGGGTTTTTATACCGGTTATGGGGTAAAAACGGTGCCGGGTGTGAGAGAGGCGATAGAGCAAAGAAATTGGAAAGAAGCACAGGAACAGATTATAATAGTGGCAGGTGCGATCAATAAACTCGCAGCTTACTTAGAAAAGATGTAA
- a CDS encoding response regulator — protein MALYLRAYTPHNNEWMKTSSTFRRNLLIGFGLSLFLLIISSVASFFSIKNLMESAAMVDHTNQVIQGLENTISYMKDGETGQRGYLLTGNDEFLDPYRGAYDSAIAGVQQVRLLTVDNPPQQTSIEQLRLLILRRQALLQRSVEAKKMGRNISYDTLQSGRMIMDDARNIVKVMEAREKSLLLTRTERLNRVSGYTPILIVIAALLALLITSVFYVRVKRDFELRTSLQHALEAKDREITRRIDIIQNIAEKISAGDYAIRVNDEEKDGLGSLSFSLNKMAASLETSFNLLNDKEWHQTGVAGLNNKMVGEKTVEVLTAHIIEFLAEYTHSQVGALYINDSNKKMWLSGSYAFVPTTDREEIEFGHGLVGQCAASAKTILLSDVPPDSISISYASGEIKPAGIILVPINFEGRIKGVIELASLTPYTKNDISFLEEVGHNIGLAIITAENRRRMQELLEETQAQSEELQTQHSELENINTELEAQAQKLQASEEELRVQQEELQQANQELEERSRMLEDRNQVIVERNLEIQKKAEELEVSTKYKSEFLANMSHELRTPLNSILLLSRLMAENNEGNLVDDQIESARVIQSSGKGLLNLIDEILDLSKIEAGKMDLEMANVPVHEICTDMESLFAPIAREKNLTFNVNILADAPALIETDKMRLEQILKNLLSNALKFTAKGGVTLQVGMMPDQPGYVRFAVRDTGIGIPKDKQVVIFEAFQQADGSTRRKYGGTGLGLSISRELTKLLHGELKLDSEPEHGSEFMVIIPVRPHEVEKNLVSEPTQEEAEKVWQDAQQPVNKYADFIATDIPEEIPDDRNDITANDKIILIVEDDTNYARILLDFTRKRGYKGIVAVRGDQGLEWALKYKPVAILLDIVLPIQSGWQVMDALKSNPATRHIPVHIVSSMDAKRESLQKGAVDFINKPLALEQMPRIFQQLEEALSKGPKKVLIVEENPKHAQALAYFLENFSVSTEITGNISSSITALQKQDVNCVILDMGVPDQHAYETLETVKNNPGLENLPIIIFTGKNLSRAEEQRIRQYADSIVIKTAHSYQRMLDEVALFLHLVEEKGGQKPSRKQLGSLKEVLNGKTVLIADDDVRNIFSLTKALEQHKMKIVSALDGKEAMQQLENNGEIDIVLMDMMMPEMDGYETIRQIRQVARYRHLPILAVTAKTMIGDREKCIRAGASDYISKPVDIDQLVSLLRVWLYDNSRNA, from the coding sequence GTGGCACTATATTTACGGGCCTATACACCGCACAACAACGAATGGATGAAAACTAGTTCTACTTTCAGGAGAAATTTACTAATTGGATTCGGCCTATCCTTATTCCTGCTGATCATCAGCTCCGTCGCATCATTTTTCAGTATTAAAAACCTGATGGAAAGTGCTGCAATGGTAGACCACACCAACCAGGTGATCCAGGGTCTTGAAAACACCATCTCCTACATGAAGGACGGGGAAACAGGACAAAGAGGCTACCTGCTTACAGGCAATGATGAATTTCTCGATCCTTACAGGGGAGCATACGACAGTGCGATAGCAGGTGTGCAACAGGTAAGGCTACTAACTGTGGATAATCCTCCACAACAAACCTCAATAGAACAGTTAAGACTCCTCATTTTGAGGAGACAGGCACTCCTTCAAAGATCAGTAGAAGCAAAAAAAATGGGCAGGAATATCAGCTATGATACCCTGCAAAGTGGTCGTATGATCATGGACGATGCCCGCAATATTGTGAAGGTGATGGAAGCCAGGGAAAAATCCCTGTTACTGACACGTACCGAACGTTTGAACCGTGTGTCCGGCTATACACCCATCCTTATTGTGATCGCAGCCCTCCTTGCATTACTGATCACATCCGTATTTTATGTAAGAGTAAAACGGGATTTCGAACTCCGTACATCATTACAACACGCTTTAGAAGCAAAAGACAGGGAAATCACCCGTCGTATCGATATCATACAAAATATTGCTGAAAAGATTTCGGCTGGCGACTATGCTATCCGAGTGAATGATGAAGAAAAAGATGGTCTGGGCAGCCTGTCTTTCTCGCTCAATAAAATGGCGGCCTCCCTTGAAACCTCTTTCAACCTGCTGAACGATAAAGAATGGCACCAGACCGGGGTAGCAGGACTGAATAATAAAATGGTGGGAGAAAAGACGGTAGAGGTGCTCACGGCACACATTATCGAATTCCTCGCTGAATATACGCATAGCCAGGTAGGTGCTTTATATATAAACGACTCCAACAAGAAAATGTGGCTCTCCGGCAGCTATGCTTTCGTTCCAACGACAGATCGAGAAGAGATCGAATTTGGTCATGGGTTGGTAGGTCAATGTGCCGCCAGTGCCAAAACTATTTTACTTTCTGATGTGCCGCCTGATAGCATCAGCATCAGCTATGCTTCCGGCGAAATAAAACCTGCTGGCATCATCCTGGTTCCTATCAATTTCGAAGGCAGGATTAAAGGCGTGATAGAACTTGCCAGCCTGACCCCGTATACGAAAAATGATATCTCGTTCCTGGAAGAAGTAGGCCACAACATAGGTCTCGCCATCATCACGGCCGAAAACCGCCGTCGTATGCAGGAACTGCTGGAAGAAACACAGGCACAGTCAGAAGAACTGCAAACCCAACACTCCGAGCTCGAAAATATCAATACAGAGCTGGAAGCCCAGGCCCAGAAACTGCAGGCCTCTGAAGAAGAACTCCGCGTACAGCAGGAGGAACTGCAACAGGCGAACCAGGAACTGGAAGAGCGCTCCCGCATGCTGGAAGACAGGAATCAGGTGATCGTAGAGCGTAACCTGGAAATCCAGAAGAAGGCAGAGGAACTGGAAGTGAGCACGAAGTACAAATCAGAGTTCCTTGCCAATATGAGCCACGAACTCCGTACCCCGCTGAACTCCATCCTGCTCCTGAGCCGTCTCATGGCTGAAAACAACGAAGGCAACCTGGTAGACGATCAGATAGAATCTGCCCGTGTGATCCAGAGCTCCGGCAAGGGCTTGCTGAACCTGATCGACGAGATCCTGGACCTCTCCAAGATCGAAGCTGGTAAGATGGACCTTGAAATGGCCAATGTACCGGTACACGAGATCTGTACAGACATGGAATCCCTGTTTGCACCGATCGCCAGAGAAAAGAACCTCACGTTCAATGTCAACATCCTGGCAGATGCCCCGGCACTAATTGAAACAGATAAAATGCGACTGGAACAGATCCTGAAAAATCTGCTCTCCAATGCGCTGAAGTTTACCGCCAAAGGAGGGGTGACCCTGCAGGTGGGCATGATGCCTGACCAGCCGGGCTATGTCCGTTTTGCAGTGAGAGATACCGGTATCGGTATTCCCAAAGATAAGCAGGTAGTGATCTTCGAAGCCTTCCAGCAGGCAGATGGTTCTACCCGCCGCAAGTACGGTGGTACAGGATTGGGGCTTTCCATCAGCCGTGAACTGACGAAGTTGCTCCATGGTGAACTGAAGCTGGACTCAGAACCAGAACATGGCAGTGAATTCATGGTGATCATCCCTGTGCGTCCACATGAAGTGGAGAAGAACCTGGTATCGGAACCTACGCAGGAAGAGGCAGAAAAAGTATGGCAGGATGCGCAGCAACCTGTTAATAAATACGCTGACTTTATCGCGACTGATATTCCGGAAGAAATACCTGATGACAGAAATGATATAACCGCGAATGATAAGATCATCCTCATAGTAGAAGATGATACGAATTATGCCCGCATATTGCTCGACTTTACCCGTAAGCGTGGGTATAAGGGGATTGTGGCAGTAAGAGGCGACCAGGGGCTGGAATGGGCATTGAAATACAAACCTGTAGCGATCCTGCTGGACATTGTACTGCCTATACAGAGTGGCTGGCAGGTGATGGATGCCCTGAAATCTAATCCGGCCACCCGTCATATTCCGGTACACATTGTATCGAGTATGGATGCGAAGCGTGAAAGCTTACAGAAAGGGGCGGTAGACTTTATCAATAAGCCACTGGCACTGGAGCAGATGCCACGCATATTCCAGCAACTGGAAGAAGCCCTGAGCAAAGGCCCCAAGAAGGTACTGATTGTAGAAGAGAATCCGAAACATGCACAGGCGCTGGCATACTTCCTGGAAAACTTCAGTGTAAGTACAGAGATCACAGGCAATATCAGCAGCAGTATCACCGCCCTGCAAAAGCAGGATGTGAACTGTGTGATCCTGGATATGGGGGTACCTGACCAGCATGCGTACGAAACGCTGGAAACAGTAAAGAACAACCCGGGTCTTGAGAATCTGCCGATCATCATCTTCACAGGTAAGAACCTGTCCCGTGCAGAAGAGCAACGCATTCGCCAGTATGCGGACAGTATCGTGATCAAGACGGCGCATTCGTACCAGCGTATGCTGGACGAGGTAGCACTGTTCCTGCACCTGGTAGAGGAAAAAGGTGGACAGAAACCCAGCCGTAAGCAACTGGGTAGTTTGAAGGAAGTACTGAATGGTAAGACGGTGTTGATAGCAGATGATGATGTACGCAATATCTTCTCCCTGACCAAGGCACTGGAACAACATAAAATGAAGATCGTATCGGCGCTGGATGGAAAAGAAGCCATGCAGCAGCTGGAAAATAACGGGGAAATAGACATTGTACTGATGGATATGATGATGCCGGAAATGGATGGATATGAAACGATCCGCCAGATCCGACAGGTAGCCAGGTATCGCCACTTACCTATACTGGCGGTGACAGCCAAGACGATGATCGGGGACAGAGAGAAATGTATCCGTGCGGGAGCTTCCGATTATATTTCAAAGCCGGTAGATATAGACCAGCTGGTATCCTTATTAAGAGTATGGTTGTACGATAATTCTCGTAACGCTTAA
- a CDS encoding response regulator — protein MKKILIIDDDSRNIYALRLVLKAKGFEVLTAVDAPAGIQILKEDGGINVVLMDMMMPEMDGYEALSILRNDPELAEVPVIAVTAQAMVGDREKCLAAGANGYVSKPIDVDILLQLLAQQ, from the coding sequence ATGAAAAAGATCCTGATCATAGACGACGATTCGCGTAACATTTACGCATTGAGACTGGTATTGAAGGCAAAAGGCTTTGAGGTATTAACGGCAGTGGATGCCCCGGCGGGGATTCAGATCCTAAAAGAAGATGGAGGAATTAATGTGGTACTGATGGATATGATGATGCCGGAAATGGATGGGTATGAAGCGCTGTCCATTTTGAGGAATGACCCTGAACTGGCGGAGGTACCAGTGATAGCAGTAACGGCGCAGGCAATGGTGGGAGATAGAGAAAAGTGTCTGGCGGCCGGCGCAAATGGATATGTGAGTAAACCGATCGATGTGGATATTCTTTTACAACTCCTGGCGCAACAATAA
- a CDS encoding sigma factor, producing the protein MQYMDDSVMLAALKGGDLKAYQYFFMKYYKPLCLKARTMLTVMEEAEQLVQHVFVQVWEEQLYLEIDHSMGGYLYKMVHNSCVNLVKKSDSDDRFSADPGLLMVRHVEFPLPTPYSVLSLSGPEKDRVEQFRRIMENGVLYAKQLCREVLRTLRLRK; encoded by the coding sequence ATGCAGTACATGGATGATTCGGTAATGCTGGCTGCCCTAAAAGGCGGAGATTTGAAAGCTTATCAGTATTTCTTTATGAAATATTATAAGCCATTGTGCCTGAAGGCCAGAACCATGCTAACGGTGATGGAAGAGGCAGAGCAGCTGGTGCAACATGTATTTGTACAGGTATGGGAGGAACAGCTTTATCTTGAAATAGACCACTCTATGGGTGGATATTTATATAAAATGGTTCACAACAGTTGTGTTAATCTGGTAAAGAAGAGCGATTCAGACGACCGCTTTTCCGCCGATCCAGGCTTACTGATGGTCCGCCACGTTGAGTTCCCTTTACCGACACCCTATAGTGTACTTAGCTTATCCGGCCCGGAAAAAGATCGGGTGGAGCAGTTTAGAAGAATAATGGAAAACGGTGTCCTTTATGCTAAACAGTTATGCAGAGAAGTCCTCAGAACACTCAGGCTTCGTAAGTAA
- a CDS encoding FecR family protein, with product MIHNEEHIFQLILEKLSGEISQENLDYLNKVAGEDPSVQRCLDEMEDALHAAGPGFMTDVYNEMAWGKVLSLLDADQMDGQQQGRHKEEGNLREEHQQEEHQREEHLHGELKAGAPSPSEIPASSFVPEEPVEQFRIVKKSPSKIWLAAASLLVLVSVGLFFLLSAHKNASPASFASNSLNEGMIKLLLENGDTIRLPENNSADIAAQQVKLHPVPGQLTFTPTGNANGWNTLLVPTGRDYRVVLADGSQVHLNAFSRLRFPFAFNGGTREVYLEGEAYFNIAPDPLHPFIVHTGTIDTKVLGTAFNVNAYSDSMVTTSLVQGSVSTTRSQEAAVLLKPGMETVYASGHSQIVRAFDENITLGWRKGEYTYYNQPLSSIDAVIRHWYGKTLVFEDTTLIHKMLTGVIERDHPITEFLDGLKKTSGIAYQITAEKVYLSSNN from the coding sequence ATGATTCATAACGAAGAACATATCTTTCAACTGATACTAGAAAAGTTGAGTGGTGAAATAAGCCAGGAAAATCTCGACTACCTGAATAAGGTGGCCGGAGAGGATCCGAGTGTACAACGCTGTCTCGACGAAATGGAAGATGCGCTGCATGCCGCAGGTCCCGGCTTTATGACAGATGTATACAATGAAATGGCGTGGGGAAAGGTGTTGTCCTTGCTGGATGCAGATCAGATGGATGGACAGCAGCAGGGAAGACATAAGGAAGAAGGAAATTTGCGGGAAGAACATCAGCAGGAAGAACATCAGCGGGAAGAACATTTGCATGGAGAACTGAAGGCCGGAGCACCTTCTCCATCAGAAATTCCGGCATCTTCTTTCGTACCTGAAGAACCCGTAGAACAGTTCCGGATTGTTAAAAAATCACCTTCAAAAATATGGCTGGCAGCGGCCAGTTTGCTTGTGCTTGTCTCGGTAGGTTTATTTTTCCTGCTTTCGGCACATAAAAATGCATCGCCTGCTTCATTTGCCAGTAATTCCCTGAATGAGGGAATGATCAAACTTCTTCTTGAAAACGGGGATACCATCCGTCTGCCTGAAAACAACAGTGCAGATATTGCAGCACAACAGGTAAAGCTGCATCCCGTACCCGGTCAACTCACTTTTACGCCTACCGGCAATGCCAATGGCTGGAACACCTTGCTGGTTCCTACTGGCAGAGACTATAGGGTAGTCCTTGCCGATGGTTCACAGGTACATCTCAATGCTTTTTCCCGACTCCGCTTTCCCTTCGCTTTTAATGGAGGCACCCGGGAAGTGTACCTGGAAGGAGAAGCTTATTTCAATATCGCCCCTGATCCCCTGCATCCTTTTATAGTCCATACGGGTACGATCGATACCAAAGTACTGGGTACAGCATTTAATGTGAATGCCTATTCTGATAGTATGGTCACTACCTCTCTGGTACAGGGAAGTGTGAGTACAACCCGGAGCCAGGAAGCTGCTGTGTTGTTAAAGCCCGGTATGGAGACTGTGTATGCTTCAGGACACTCACAAATAGTGCGTGCATTTGATGAAAATATAACGCTGGGATGGCGCAAAGGAGAATATACTTATTATAATCAACCATTGAGTTCCATCGATGCAGTGATCCGCCACTGGTACGGTAAAACACTGGTTTTTGAAGATACTACCCTGATTCATAAAATGCTCACAGGTGTGATAGAGAGAGACCATCCTATCACCGAATTCCTCGACGGGCTGAAAAAAACTTCTGGTATAGCATACCAAATTACAGCAGAGAAGGTATATCTTAGTAGCAACAATTAA